One window from the genome of SAR202 cluster bacterium encodes:
- the ilvC gene encoding ketol-acid reductoisomerase: MAAKVYYDKDADSSYIADKTVAIIGYGSQGHAHALNMKDNGVKVIIGLYEGSSSWSKAEDDGFEVMTTSEATENADIIMMLLPDTSQAEVFKNEVEPKLTSGKSIAFAHGFTIHYQTIVPNSNIDVWMIAPKAPGHRVRAVFQQGNGVPSLIAVHQDYTGNAKNIALAYAQAIGSMRAGVLETTFKEETETDLFGEQAVLCGGVTSLVQSAYETMVEAGYQPESAYFEVMHELKLIVDLLYEGGMEYMWYSVSDTAEYGGLTRGPRVVDESVKENMKKVMEEIQNGTFAREWITENDEGRPTFHRTRKENASHPIESIGKDLRGMMPWLKDTV; this comes from the coding sequence ATGGCGGCAAAGGTATATTACGATAAAGATGCGGATAGTTCATATATTGCAGATAAAACTGTTGCAATAATTGGGTATGGTAGCCAAGGACATGCTCATGCTTTAAACATGAAAGACAATGGTGTAAAAGTTATTATTGGGTTGTATGAAGGAAGTTCAAGTTGGTCAAAAGCTGAAGATGATGGGTTTGAGGTTATGACTACCTCTGAAGCTACAGAAAATGCTGATATTATAATGATGCTCTTACCTGATACAAGCCAAGCAGAGGTTTTCAAAAATGAAGTAGAACCAAAGCTAACTTCAGGTAAAAGTATTGCTTTTGCTCATGGCTTTACTATTCATTATCAAACAATAGTTCCTAATTCAAACATTGACGTTTGGATGATAGCCCCTAAAGCTCCAGGGCATCGAGTTAGGGCAGTTTTTCAACAAGGAAATGGTGTGCCTTCTCTTATTGCTGTACATCAAGACTATACTGGTAATGCTAAAAATATAGCTCTTGCGTATGCACAGGCTATTGGTTCTATGAGAGCAGGGGTTTTAGAAACTACTTTCAAAGAAGAAACAGAGACTGACTTATTTGGGGAACAAGCTGTTTTATGCGGTGGAGTTACCTCATTAGTTCAATCTGCATATGAAACTATGGTTGAGGCTGGATATCAACCCGAATCAGCATATTTTGAAGTTATGCATGAATTGAAATTAATAGTAGATCTACTTTATGAAGGCGGTATGGAATATATGTGGTATTCAGTAAGTGATACAGCTGAATATGGTGGTCTTACAAGAGGCCCAAGAGTAGTTGATGAATCTGTTAAAGAAAATATGAAAAAAGTTATGGAAGAAATCCAAAATGGGACGTTTGCTAGAGAATGGATTACTGAAAATGACGAAGGTAGACCAACCTTTCATCGAACAAGAAAAGAAAATGCAAGCCATCCTATTGAATCGATAGGTAAAGATCTAAGGGGTATGATGCCATGGCTAAAGGATACCGTTTAA
- the ilvN gene encoding acetolactate synthase small subunit → MAIGEHTLVALVLHQPGVLNRISGMFRRRGFNISSLSVGQSESEELARMTFVVQGDDAIVEQVTKQLYKLVDVVRVTDLDEDNSIVREMALVKVSSTNQNRSEIIQISEIFRSKIVDVGAETVVIEITGDQSKINRFIILLQPFGVREVMRTGAVAMSRGTTVTAQIDNNVSGASRVNIRPKDYDQNL, encoded by the coding sequence GTGGCGATAGGTGAGCATACTTTAGTTGCATTAGTTTTACATCAACCCGGTGTTCTCAATCGAATCTCAGGTATGTTTAGACGTAGGGGGTTTAATATTTCTAGTTTGTCAGTAGGACAAAGTGAATCTGAAGAGTTAGCTCGTATGACCTTTGTTGTTCAAGGAGATGATGCAATTGTTGAACAGGTTACAAAACAATTATATAAACTTGTTGATGTAGTTCGTGTTACGGATTTAGACGAAGATAATTCTATTGTGCGAGAAATGGCTCTCGTTAAGGTTTCTTCAACTAATCAGAACAGATCTGAAATCATACAGATAAGTGAAATATTTAGGTCGAAAATTGTTGACGTTGGTGCAGAAACGGTTGTAATTGAAATTACCGGAGACCAATCTAAGATAAATAGGTTTATTATTTTATTACAACCATTTGGAGTCAGAGAAGTTATGCGTACAGGGGCAGTTGCCATGTCGAGAGGCACTACTGTAACTGCTCAAATAGATAACAATGTTTCTGGTGCTTCAAGAGTTAATATTCGTCCAAAAGATTATGATCAAAATTTATAA